One window of Botrimarina mediterranea genomic DNA carries:
- a CDS encoding alpha-L-fucosidase: MTRLASLSIAFLILTGGAARSYEPTSENLAAREWFQDAKFGVFIHWGVYSVLGRGEWVMNNEKITVADYEPLAEQFNPTEFDADEWCRLFKAAGAQYITITSKHHDGFAMWDSKVSDWDIVDRTPYKKDVLKQLAEACRRHDLKLFFYHSHLDWHHPEYFPVGQTGRNSGRPESGDFDEYLDDMDAQLTELLGGDYGDVAGIWFDGWWDQQSKRFEDTRDASVRDTRIDWRLEQTYALIHRLQPAALVGNNHHIAPFAGEDFQMFERDLPGQNKGGHSSDAVIGDLPLETCDTINGAWGYNAGDKGHKSVEQLVTYLVRSAGMNANLLLNVGPKPDGTIDDVSAERLRGMGEWLEQYGETIYGTRGGPVAAQEWGVTTKKPGVVYVHVLKAPEPDADGWTHLSGAGKLAARSLKVLSTGIEVPSRIGAGDDLFVRLPKTDAATIDLVLVAEGD; the protein is encoded by the coding sequence ATGACACGACTCGCCTCTCTGTCAATCGCCTTCTTGATACTGACCGGTGGCGCGGCCCGGTCCTACGAGCCCACCTCGGAGAATCTCGCCGCCCGCGAATGGTTCCAGGACGCCAAGTTCGGCGTCTTCATCCATTGGGGCGTCTACAGCGTCCTGGGGCGCGGTGAGTGGGTGATGAACAACGAGAAAATCACCGTCGCCGACTACGAGCCGCTGGCCGAGCAGTTCAACCCGACCGAGTTCGACGCCGATGAATGGTGCCGGCTCTTCAAGGCTGCGGGCGCCCAGTACATCACGATCACGTCGAAACACCACGACGGATTTGCGATGTGGGACTCGAAGGTAAGCGACTGGGATATCGTGGACCGCACACCCTACAAGAAGGACGTGCTGAAGCAGCTCGCCGAGGCCTGCCGGCGGCACGATCTAAAGCTGTTCTTTTACCACTCGCACCTCGACTGGCATCACCCCGAGTACTTCCCGGTGGGGCAGACCGGCCGCAACTCGGGCCGGCCCGAATCGGGAGACTTTGACGAGTACCTCGACGACATGGACGCCCAGCTCACCGAGCTCTTGGGCGGCGATTACGGCGACGTGGCGGGCATTTGGTTCGACGGCTGGTGGGACCAGCAATCAAAACGCTTCGAGGACACCCGCGACGCATCCGTTCGCGACACTCGCATCGATTGGCGGCTAGAGCAGACGTACGCCCTGATCCATCGCTTGCAGCCGGCCGCTTTGGTGGGTAACAACCACCACATCGCGCCGTTTGCGGGCGAGGATTTCCAGATGTTCGAGCGTGACCTGCCCGGTCAGAACAAGGGCGGCCATAGCTCCGACGCGGTGATCGGGGACCTGCCGCTGGAGACCTGTGACACGATTAACGGCGCCTGGGGCTATAACGCCGGCGATAAGGGCCACAAGAGCGTCGAGCAGCTAGTAACGTACTTGGTCCGCTCCGCGGGGATGAACGCCAACCTGTTGCTGAACGTCGGCCCCAAGCCCGACGGCACGATCGACGACGTTTCGGCCGAGCGGCTGCGCGGCATGGGCGAGTGGCTCGAGCAGTACGGCGAGACGATCTACGGCACGCGCGGCGGCCCCGTCGCGGCTCAGGAGTGGGGCGTCACCACAAAGAAGCCGGGCGTTGTGTACGTCCACGTCCTGAAGGCGCCCGAGCCCGACGCAGACGGCTGGACGCACCTCTCTGGCGCCGGCAAGCTGGCCGCACGGTCGCTGAAGGTCCTCAGTACAGGGATCGAGGTCCCGAGCCGCATCGGCGCGGGGGATGATCTGTTTGTTCGATTGCCCAAGACCGACGCGGCGACGATCGACCTTGTGCTTGTCGCGGAAGGTGACTGA
- a CDS encoding dockerin type I domain-containing protein — translation MTDRVGDDLGRLLPRVIFLWLTLASLTSGAPSPPDLVWSKVIATEDEDDRVTGLAVNREGRIAVVGVTQGGLFLPTPEYHDAFVAVYDGRGELQWGRQFGERLELTTATDVVWTSYGDVAMVGDASYRMTMSAPTGAEVYVRSYRPTGSHRWTYQLGGPQTDNGAALVESPTGIAVAGDTYSSLFGAAAGGNDAFLAELSAGTNGVTSRWGEQVGTSDWDVVNDMAYGAGAYYVAGLTYGAFAGPDNTSTDAMLIKLSSPGEVEWSRQYGSASQPQGARAVETDGQGSVYIAGYTFISQNYATGGLPDAFLTKYDESGTRIWERTLVTPGSDEFYGLDVDDAGNIYVGGVRNMGNRTPVSSDVYVAKYSPTGVRLWEKQFDFGISDRISRIVVDGKGERIWIAGTIYGDGVFGTDQNSDGFLAYLETPLLAGDFDGNGIVNQSDYNLWRQNFGSSNAAADANSDGVVNAADYTVWRDAMQAAGLGTAVPEPTATALLPTFVLAYAGACRRIGSIPAR, via the coding sequence ATGACCGACCGCGTTGGCGACGATCTTGGACGCCTTCTTCCGCGGGTGATTTTCCTTTGGCTCACGTTAGCATCATTGACCAGCGGGGCGCCGTCTCCGCCGGATTTGGTGTGGTCAAAGGTGATCGCGACGGAGGACGAGGATGACCGCGTCACCGGACTAGCGGTCAACCGTGAGGGCCGGATCGCTGTCGTCGGCGTGACCCAGGGAGGGTTGTTCCTCCCCACGCCTGAGTACCATGACGCGTTTGTCGCGGTCTACGATGGTAGGGGTGAACTGCAGTGGGGTCGCCAGTTTGGTGAGCGACTTGAGCTTACGACCGCCACCGACGTCGTGTGGACGTCGTACGGCGACGTGGCGATGGTGGGAGACGCCTCTTATCGGATGACGATGTCGGCGCCGACGGGCGCCGAGGTGTACGTCCGGTCTTACCGTCCGACGGGAAGCCATCGCTGGACCTATCAACTCGGGGGCCCTCAGACCGACAATGGAGCTGCTCTGGTCGAGTCGCCAACGGGGATCGCCGTGGCGGGCGACACCTACAGCTCGCTGTTCGGCGCGGCGGCGGGGGGCAACGACGCATTTCTTGCCGAACTCAGCGCCGGCACGAATGGAGTCACGAGCCGGTGGGGGGAGCAGGTCGGCACCAGCGATTGGGACGTGGTGAATGACATGGCCTACGGCGCGGGGGCTTACTACGTCGCGGGACTAACGTACGGGGCGTTTGCCGGCCCGGACAACACCTCGACCGACGCGATGCTCATCAAGCTCAGTAGCCCAGGGGAGGTGGAATGGTCTCGCCAGTATGGCTCGGCGAGCCAACCCCAAGGCGCGCGGGCCGTCGAGACCGACGGGCAAGGTTCGGTTTACATCGCCGGCTACACGTTCATTTCGCAGAACTACGCCACCGGTGGATTGCCGGACGCGTTTCTCACTAAGTATGACGAGTCCGGGACGCGGATCTGGGAACGGACGCTCGTCACGCCAGGGAGCGACGAGTTTTACGGGCTGGACGTGGACGACGCGGGGAATATCTACGTCGGTGGAGTGCGGAATATGGGGAACCGAACGCCGGTCTCGTCCGACGTGTACGTCGCAAAGTACTCGCCAACCGGCGTGCGGCTTTGGGAGAAGCAGTTCGACTTCGGGATCAGCGATAGGATTTCGAGGATCGTGGTGGATGGGAAAGGTGAGCGGATCTGGATCGCAGGGACGATTTACGGAGACGGCGTCTTCGGAACGGATCAGAATTCTGACGGCTTTCTCGCTTACCTCGAGACGCCTCTACTGGCGGGTGACTTCGATGGCAATGGGATCGTCAACCAATCGGACTACAACTTATGGCGGCAGAATTTTGGCTCGTCGAACGCAGCGGCCGACGCCAACTCGGACGGAGTGGTGAACGCCGCCGACTACACCGTCTGGCGAGACGCGATGCAGGCGGCAGGGCTAGGGACCGCTGTCCCGGAACCCACCGCCACGGCGCTGCTGCCGACTTTCGTTTTGGCTTACGCCGGCGCCTGCCGCCGCATTGGATCAATACCTGCCCGATGA
- a CDS encoding putative ATP-dependent zinc protease, with protein MKLRWTPLRGIGLVLLFAAVLTGRSALFSYSAQAAPAVIGETAVVKEVNTGLEFEARVDTGAATSSIHVDPDDVVIVDESPKPTENIDKKIRVRLDNGAGELAWVETKIENYAEVRSANGAEHRYQVRLPLQFGDIQKLAIVNLNDRSSMKYRLLLGRDFLRDDFLVDVASAGPRPL; from the coding sequence ATGAAGCTCAGGTGGACACCGCTGCGCGGCATCGGCCTAGTTCTTCTCTTCGCCGCAGTCCTTACCGGACGGTCGGCTCTTTTCAGCTACTCGGCCCAGGCTGCCCCCGCCGTCATCGGCGAAACGGCCGTTGTCAAAGAGGTCAATACGGGTCTGGAGTTCGAGGCGCGCGTCGATACGGGCGCGGCGACCAGTTCGATCCATGTCGATCCGGACGATGTCGTCATCGTTGATGAGTCGCCCAAGCCGACCGAGAATATCGATAAGAAAATTCGGGTCCGGCTGGACAATGGTGCGGGCGAACTCGCCTGGGTCGAAACGAAGATCGAGAACTACGCCGAGGTGAGAAGCGCCAACGGAGCCGAACATCGCTACCAAGTGCGTCTGCCATTGCAGTTTGGTGACATCCAGAAGTTGGCGATCGTCAATCTCAACGACCGTTCGTCGATGAAGTACCGGCTTCTGCTGGGTCGCGACTTCCTCCGCGACGACTTCCTGGTGGATGTCGCTTCTGCGGGGCCCCGGCCGCTTTAG
- a CDS encoding hemolysin family protein, translated as MEAYVEILIIFCLILLNGFFSGAELAILTAKRNRLEQASEEGSTGAKAALSLLGDTNRFLSAVQIGITGVGTLAAAYGGANLVREFSDWLSLTPGTFTARYSQVIALATITGSIAFGSLVLGELVPKRLALAYSETLAKFVSLPMLLLSYVATPFIAVLGFVTNAVLRVFRVKDGGEALVTVDDIAHLVETGREQGVLRLAEEDILLEALQLRTRRVRDIMRPRVDIDAVDVETPVDEIIGVVAMSGFSRLPVYEGSTDNILGFVYNKDVLQQMHLKRSIEIRKILRKPLFIPESLTLERLLVAFQAERTQLAIVLDEFGGTRGMVTFEDVLEELVGEIHDEHRHDDEQLVVQRNDHSWLVDGRIGLHELLEQLPEKTSLGAEVSSVNTVSGLVMAVLESVPSVGDQAVCGDVTIEIVDMDGPRIDRLLITLSPPPDSEAPAAP; from the coding sequence GTGGAAGCTTACGTCGAGATCCTCATCATCTTTTGCCTGATCCTGCTTAACGGGTTCTTCTCAGGCGCGGAGCTGGCGATCCTCACAGCGAAGCGGAATCGGCTGGAGCAGGCGTCGGAGGAGGGGAGCACAGGGGCCAAGGCGGCGCTGTCGCTCTTGGGGGACACCAACCGGTTTCTCTCGGCGGTGCAGATCGGAATTACCGGCGTCGGCACTCTCGCAGCGGCCTATGGCGGCGCCAACCTGGTGCGGGAGTTCTCCGACTGGCTCTCGCTGACCCCCGGCACGTTTACCGCCCGGTATAGCCAAGTGATCGCGCTGGCTACGATTACCGGTTCGATCGCGTTCGGGTCGCTGGTGCTCGGCGAACTTGTGCCGAAGCGGCTCGCGCTCGCCTATTCCGAGACGCTGGCAAAGTTCGTCTCGTTGCCGATGCTGCTGTTGAGCTACGTGGCGACGCCATTCATCGCGGTGTTGGGATTCGTCACCAACGCGGTGCTGCGGGTGTTCCGCGTCAAGGACGGCGGCGAGGCGCTCGTCACGGTGGACGACATCGCCCACCTCGTCGAGACAGGCCGTGAGCAGGGGGTCCTCCGGCTGGCCGAGGAAGACATCCTGCTCGAAGCTTTGCAGCTCCGCACACGGCGGGTCCGCGACATCATGCGGCCGCGCGTCGATATCGACGCGGTGGATGTCGAGACGCCCGTCGATGAAATCATCGGCGTGGTCGCGATGTCGGGATTTTCGCGGCTGCCGGTGTACGAGGGTAGCACGGACAACATCCTGGGCTTCGTCTACAACAAGGACGTGCTCCAGCAGATGCACCTCAAACGCAGCATCGAGATCCGCAAGATCCTCCGCAAGCCGCTCTTCATCCCGGAGAGTTTGACGCTAGAGCGGTTGCTCGTAGCGTTTCAAGCAGAGCGCACCCAGTTGGCCATCGTGCTCGACGAGTTCGGCGGCACGCGTGGGATGGTGACGTTTGAGGATGTGCTCGAAGAGCTGGTCGGTGAGATCCACGACGAGCATCGGCACGACGACGAGCAACTTGTCGTCCAGCGCAACGACCACAGTTGGCTGGTCGATGGTCGTATCGGCTTGCACGAGTTGCTTGAGCAACTGCCCGAGAAGACCTCTCTCGGGGCCGAGGTCAGCAGCGTCAACACCGTTAGCGGCTTGGTGATGGCGGTCCTGGAATCCGTGCCGAGTGTCGGCGATCAAGCTGTCTGCGGGGATGTGACGATCGAGATCGTCGATATGGACGGGCCGCGCATCGACCGGTTGCTGATCACGCTGTCGCCACCGCCCGATTCCGAAGCTCCGGCGGCCCCGTGA
- a CDS encoding arylsulfatase, translating to MKTLLAACAILCGASLGWATPTQRPDPEAVHDDGTVLPFAAASMDSIAKPRLQDSTMKWPAAPQRLPADAPNILIVLIDDAGFGVAETFGGEVQTPTLTRLANEGLRYNCFHTTSICSPTRAALLTGRNHTRVGSGTIAERAVAFDGYTGVIPKTAATVAEVLKQYGYHTAAFGKWHNTPATETTEIGPKDRWPNGYGFEHFYGFLAGETSQWEPRLVENYNTVEPPDDTKYHLTEDLVNRALGWIDQKQSFAPDKPFLMYWASGAVHGPHHVFPKWADKYRGKFDDGWDAYRERVHKRQLAQGVIPPGTKLTPRDETMQAWADIPESQRAFQRRGMEIFAGFTEHTDTQVGRLIDGLESRGLRDNTLVFYIWGDNGSSAEGQQGSISELLAQNNIPNTVEQQLAALERVGGIAALGSHKTDNMYHAGWAWAGSTPFKSTKLVAAHFGGTRNPMVVSWPKGIRPDKAMRSQFHHVIDIAPTIYEVLGITPPAVVNGQEQIKLDGTSLAYTFDSADAEPRKAVQFFDNNGSRGVYKDGWFAGAFGPLVPWNTAASAPRIAQWDSATDEWELYNLREDFSQANDLADKEPEKLAELKKEFLTLAADNQAFPIGAGNWLRMHPEDRISTPYKEWLFTAETRRMPEFTAPGLGRQSNVVTIDLSVPEKASGVLYALGGAGGGLTLYMEEGRLKYLYNMLVIEQYIAQSDPVSAGDHTITIDTTIAGPGNGGTVRLLVDGKEVARAELKRTVPAAFTASESFDVGLDLGSTVSLDYYEQRPYAFSGEIGSVRVALK from the coding sequence ATGAAAACCCTGTTGGCGGCGTGCGCGATCTTGTGCGGAGCGTCGTTGGGTTGGGCGACGCCGACACAGCGTCCCGATCCTGAAGCCGTCCACGACGACGGCACGGTGCTGCCGTTCGCGGCGGCGTCGATGGACAGCATCGCCAAGCCGCGGCTGCAGGACTCGACGATGAAGTGGCCCGCGGCGCCTCAGCGGTTGCCAGCCGACGCGCCGAACATCCTGATCGTGCTGATTGATGATGCGGGGTTTGGCGTGGCTGAGACTTTTGGCGGTGAGGTGCAGACGCCGACCCTCACGCGGCTGGCCAACGAAGGCCTGCGGTACAACTGCTTCCACACCACTTCGATTTGCTCGCCGACCCGTGCGGCGCTGTTGACGGGGCGCAATCACACGCGGGTCGGCTCGGGCACCATTGCCGAACGCGCCGTCGCTTTTGACGGCTACACGGGTGTCATCCCCAAAACCGCCGCCACCGTCGCCGAGGTGCTCAAGCAGTACGGTTACCACACCGCCGCGTTCGGTAAGTGGCACAACACGCCCGCGACCGAGACCACGGAAATTGGACCCAAGGATCGCTGGCCGAATGGCTATGGGTTCGAGCACTTCTACGGCTTCCTCGCCGGCGAGACATCGCAATGGGAGCCGCGGCTGGTGGAGAACTACAATACGGTCGAGCCGCCGGACGACACGAAGTACCACCTTACCGAGGACCTGGTGAATCGAGCGCTGGGATGGATCGACCAGAAGCAGTCGTTTGCGCCCGACAAGCCGTTCTTGATGTATTGGGCGAGCGGCGCCGTCCATGGTCCGCATCACGTCTTCCCGAAGTGGGCAGATAAGTATCGAGGTAAGTTTGACGACGGGTGGGACGCCTACCGCGAGCGGGTCCACAAGCGGCAACTCGCGCAGGGCGTGATCCCGCCGGGCACAAAGCTCACGCCGCGCGACGAGACGATGCAGGCGTGGGCCGATATCCCCGAGTCACAGCGGGCGTTTCAGCGCCGCGGCATGGAGATTTTCGCGGGATTCACCGAGCACACCGATACGCAGGTCGGCCGGCTGATCGACGGCCTTGAGTCTCGCGGCCTGCGAGATAACACGCTGGTCTTTTACATTTGGGGCGATAACGGCTCAAGCGCCGAAGGGCAGCAGGGGTCGATAAGCGAGTTGCTCGCGCAGAACAACATTCCGAACACCGTCGAACAGCAACTCGCTGCTCTGGAAAGGGTTGGTGGGATCGCGGCGTTAGGCAGCCATAAGACCGACAATATGTACCATGCCGGTTGGGCCTGGGCGGGCTCGACGCCGTTCAAGTCGACGAAGCTCGTGGCCGCACACTTCGGCGGCACGCGCAATCCGATGGTCGTCTCGTGGCCCAAGGGGATCCGGCCCGACAAGGCGATGCGTTCGCAGTTCCATCACGTGATCGATATCGCGCCAACCATTTACGAAGTGCTCGGCATCACGCCGCCAGCGGTCGTCAACGGCCAAGAGCAAATAAAGCTCGATGGCACGAGTCTCGCTTACACATTCGATTCGGCCGACGCCGAGCCCCGGAAGGCGGTGCAATTCTTCGACAACAATGGCAGCCGCGGCGTCTACAAGGACGGCTGGTTCGCCGGCGCCTTTGGGCCGCTCGTCCCGTGGAATACTGCCGCCTCGGCGCCACGGATCGCGCAGTGGGACTCGGCGACCGACGAGTGGGAGCTTTATAACCTCCGCGAAGACTTCTCGCAGGCGAACGACCTCGCCGACAAGGAGCCCGAGAAACTAGCGGAGTTGAAGAAGGAGTTCCTTACCCTCGCCGCCGACAACCAAGCTTTTCCGATCGGCGCCGGCAACTGGTTGCGGATGCATCCGGAGGACCGGATCTCGACTCCCTACAAGGAGTGGTTGTTCACGGCAGAGACACGTCGGATGCCGGAATTCACCGCTCCCGGATTGGGTCGGCAGAGCAACGTGGTGACGATCGATCTAAGCGTTCCCGAGAAGGCGAGCGGCGTCCTGTACGCGCTGGGGGGCGCCGGCGGCGGCCTGACGCTCTACATGGAGGAGGGCCGGCTCAAATACCTCTACAACATGCTCGTGATCGAGCAGTACATAGCTCAGAGCGATCCCGTTTCAGCCGGTGATCACACGATCACCATCGACACGACGATTGCCGGCCCTGGCAACGGGGGGACTGTGCGGTTGCTCGTCGATGGAAAGGAGGTCGCCCGGGCCGAGCTGAAGCGCACAGTGCCGGCTGCTTTTACGGCCAGCGAGTCGTTCGATGTGGGCTTGGACCTTGGATCGACGGTGTCCCTCGACTACTACGAGCAGCGTCCCTACGCGTTCAGCGGCGAGATCGGCTCCGTTCGCGTTGCGCTGAAGTAG
- a CDS encoding PQQ-binding-like beta-propeller repeat protein: protein MQKLIPLALATLAAAMAHAHDWPQFRGPAADGVAEGVGAPASWSEAENVAWRVEIPGEGWSSPIVVGNKVLLTTAVPVEGSRAYRFEVHCYALDSGDLVWSQVAHEGEPREPRHRDNTFASETAVADGERVYAYFGMNVVACYTLDGEPVWRKDLGAYPMDNDWGTSSGPVVTEGKVFIQIDNETDSHLVALNTSDGEQAWRVERADEVSNWSTPIVWQNSQRTELVVGGRTVRSYDPGSGDVLWSLNAGGRSCSGNTATGDVLYVGNEDRSSRGGAPSGLYAVKAGASGVIDPTEPNDSLLWANQRGAAGIASPLVYDGLIYVPERRGGMMRVHDAATGQQLTRKRLAGSGVVWASPLAVDGRVLVMDESGKTIVLNPGPDLEVIGVNQLEGGRFWSTPAVTDGTLLIRSASRLYCLRSTGAI from the coding sequence TCGCCGCGGCGATGGCTCACGCTCACGACTGGCCTCAGTTCCGCGGTCCCGCGGCCGACGGCGTCGCGGAAGGAGTCGGCGCGCCAGCCTCCTGGAGCGAGGCCGAGAACGTCGCTTGGCGGGTCGAGATTCCCGGTGAAGGATGGTCCTCCCCGATCGTTGTCGGCAATAAGGTGTTGCTCACCACCGCCGTCCCGGTCGAAGGGTCGCGGGCGTACCGCTTCGAGGTCCATTGCTACGCCCTCGACAGCGGCGATCTCGTCTGGTCGCAGGTCGCCCACGAAGGCGAGCCCCGCGAGCCCCGGCACCGCGACAACACCTTCGCCAGCGAGACCGCCGTCGCCGATGGCGAGCGAGTCTACGCCTATTTCGGCATGAACGTCGTCGCGTGTTACACGCTCGATGGCGAACCCGTCTGGCGGAAGGACCTCGGCGCGTACCCGATGGACAACGACTGGGGGACCTCCAGCGGCCCAGTCGTCACGGAGGGCAAGGTCTTCATTCAGATCGACAACGAAACGGATTCTCATCTCGTGGCTCTCAACACCAGCGATGGCGAGCAAGCGTGGCGCGTCGAGCGGGCCGACGAGGTCTCCAACTGGAGCACGCCCATCGTCTGGCAAAACTCGCAACGGACCGAGCTCGTCGTCGGCGGGCGCACGGTTCGGTCTTACGACCCGGGATCGGGCGACGTCCTGTGGTCCCTCAACGCCGGCGGCCGGAGCTGCTCCGGGAACACGGCGACGGGCGACGTGCTGTACGTTGGCAATGAGGACCGCAGCTCGAGAGGCGGCGCCCCCAGCGGCTTGTACGCCGTGAAGGCCGGCGCGTCGGGCGTGATCGATCCGACCGAGCCGAACGACAGTCTGTTGTGGGCCAACCAGCGCGGCGCGGCGGGCATCGCGTCGCCCCTGGTTTACGATGGCCTGATCTACGTCCCCGAACGCCGCGGCGGCATGATGCGCGTTCACGACGCGGCCACCGGGCAGCAGCTCACACGCAAACGCCTGGCGGGCTCCGGAGTTGTCTGGGCGTCGCCCCTGGCGGTCGATGGCCGCGTCCTCGTCATGGACGAGAGTGGCAAAACCATCGTCCTCAACCCCGGCCCCGATCTTGAAGTGATTGGCGTAAACCAACTCGAGGGCGGCCGCTTCTGGAGCACTCCCGCGGTAACCGACGGGACACTCCTCATCCGCAGCGCGTCACGTCTCTATTGCCTTCGTTCGACCGGGGCGATCTAG
- a CDS encoding magnesium transporter CorA family protein, protein MAKQPTNAQRGHACPLLPAGWEVPAEFRERLGDDVGRQRVMAAEGHLLLVLHAPPKSGEDYRVGRLFWRDRDGRWKPQGLTHNEHAIGELLREYESRVDEIDTLEDEANESSDYFEILTEIGPLIRSANNLLGVLEEARTLAKKDRALILLRDRAYALTRRLDLIQHEAQTTINYLIARRAEEQAEAVRHQTAAAYRLNILAAFFFPVATISAIFGMNLSNGLEVIDARIGPATMALLVGGGLAMGAVLSFIVTRKW, encoded by the coding sequence ATGGCGAAACAGCCGACCAACGCTCAGCGCGGCCACGCCTGCCCCCTTTTGCCAGCGGGCTGGGAAGTCCCCGCCGAGTTCCGCGAGCGCCTCGGCGACGACGTCGGCCGTCAGCGTGTCATGGCGGCCGAGGGGCATTTGCTGTTGGTGCTGCACGCCCCGCCGAAATCGGGCGAGGATTACCGCGTCGGCCGTCTCTTCTGGCGTGACCGGGACGGACGCTGGAAGCCGCAAGGTCTCACACACAACGAGCACGCCATCGGCGAATTGCTGCGTGAGTACGAAAGCCGCGTCGATGAAATCGATACCCTCGAAGACGAAGCCAACGAGTCCTCCGACTATTTCGAGATCCTCACGGAAATCGGCCCGCTGATCCGCTCCGCGAACAACCTGCTCGGCGTTCTCGAAGAAGCCCGCACCCTCGCCAAAAAGGACCGAGCCTTGATTCTGCTCCGTGACAGGGCCTACGCCCTAACCCGGCGGCTCGACCTCATCCAGCACGAAGCCCAGACAACGATCAACTATCTGATCGCCCGACGGGCCGAAGAGCAGGCCGAAGCGGTCCGACACCAGACCGCTGCCGCCTACCGACTCAACATCCTGGCGGCGTTCTTTTTCCCCGTCGCGACAATTTCTGCGATCTTCGGGATGAACCTAAGCAACGGTCTCGAAGTGATCGACGCCAGGATTGGCCCCGCAACCATGGCCCTTTTGGTAGGCGGCGGCCTGGCGATGGGCGCCGTGCTCTCGTTTATCGTGACCCGCAAGTGGTAG